From Enterococcus wangshanyuanii, the proteins below share one genomic window:
- a CDS encoding acetaldehyde dehydrogenase (acetylating), which translates to MTTLDKDLASIQEVRNLLTEAKAAQESLAKMSQEQIDRICEAIAVSAYEAREKLAKMAHQETGFGIWQDKVVKNSFASKFVWDAIKEMKTVGVLNEDKEQKVIDVAVPVGVVAGLIPSTNPTSTVIYKALIALKAGNAIVFSPHPNALQAILATVEIITKAAEKAGCPRGAIGCMVKPTMQGTAELMKHQYTSLILATGGSAMVKAAYSSGTPAIGVGPGNGPAYIENSADIPLAVKRIMDSKTFDNGTICASEQSIIAETSNKAAVIAELKKQGAYFLSPEESAQLEQYIMRPNGSMNPQIVGKSVQAIAELTQLSVPKEARILIAEETKVGHKVPYSREKLAPILAFYTVENWEEACELAMDILYHEGAGHTMMIHSQNDEVIRQFGLKKPVSRVLVNTSGALGGIGATTNLAPALTLGCGAVGGSSTSDNISPANLFNVRRIAYGVRELDDLREQPVSSSGFNEEQLVDTLVERILAKLQ; encoded by the coding sequence ATGACAACACTTGATAAAGACTTGGCTTCTATCCAGGAAGTCAGAAATCTGCTGACAGAGGCAAAAGCAGCGCAAGAAAGCTTAGCCAAAATGAGTCAAGAACAAATCGATCGGATTTGTGAAGCAATTGCAGTATCAGCATACGAAGCCAGAGAAAAACTGGCTAAAATGGCACATCAGGAAACGGGCTTTGGTATTTGGCAGGACAAAGTCGTAAAAAATAGTTTTGCATCAAAATTTGTCTGGGATGCGATCAAAGAGATGAAAACAGTAGGCGTCTTAAATGAAGACAAAGAACAAAAAGTCATTGATGTCGCTGTTCCGGTTGGAGTAGTTGCCGGCTTGATTCCTTCAACAAACCCAACCTCAACAGTCATTTATAAAGCCTTGATCGCTCTTAAAGCGGGGAATGCGATTGTCTTTTCTCCTCATCCAAATGCACTTCAAGCCATTTTAGCAACTGTTGAAATCATCACTAAAGCAGCAGAAAAGGCGGGGTGTCCAAGAGGGGCGATTGGCTGTATGGTCAAACCTACGATGCAAGGAACAGCGGAATTGATGAAGCATCAATATACGTCATTGATTCTTGCAACTGGAGGCTCAGCAATGGTCAAAGCAGCCTATTCTTCAGGAACTCCTGCAATTGGCGTTGGTCCAGGGAATGGACCTGCGTATATCGAAAACAGTGCAGATATTCCATTAGCAGTCAAACGAATCATGGATTCCAAAACCTTCGATAATGGGACGATCTGTGCATCAGAGCAGTCAATCATTGCTGAAACAAGCAATAAAGCAGCGGTTATCGCTGAGTTGAAGAAACAAGGAGCCTACTTCTTATCACCAGAAGAGTCCGCACAATTAGAACAATACATTATGCGACCTAATGGCAGTATGAACCCGCAAATCGTCGGAAAATCAGTTCAGGCAATCGCAGAATTGACTCAGTTATCTGTACCAAAAGAGGCACGTATTCTGATTGCTGAGGAAACCAAAGTTGGACATAAGGTTCCTTATTCCAGAGAAAAATTAGCACCGATCCTAGCTTTTTATACAGTTGAAAATTGGGAAGAAGCTTGCGAGTTAGCGATGGATATCCTGTACCATGAAGGTGCCGGACACACAATGATGATCCACTCTCAAAATGATGAAGTGATCCGCCAATTCGGATTGAAAAAGCCCGTTTCCAGAGTGTTAGTCAATACATCAGGGGCTTTAGGCGGGATTGGAGCGACGACTAATTTAGCGCCAGCCTTGACCTTAGGTTGTGGAGCTGTTGGTGGTAGTTCAACATCAGACAATATCAGCCCAGCAAATTTATTCAATGTTCGTAGAATTGCTTATGGCGTTCGCGAGCTTGACGATTTAAGAGAACAGCCAGTATCATCATCAGGATTTAATGAAGAACAGCTGGTGGATACATTAGTAGAGCGAATTTTAGCCAAGTTACAATAA
- a CDS encoding BMC domain-containing protein — protein MKLEALGMIEVTGYLGAVSAADAALKAANVHLLKSEKIKGGITTVELIGDVAAITAAVDAGKVVAEKLGCLRASHVIPRMDIAVQELLMDKPTVTEETIVVTETEEIKAESAELQQDEILEKEKAAPKKKNPKKDRK, from the coding sequence ATGAAGTTAGAAGCTTTAGGTATGATCGAAGTAACCGGCTATTTAGGTGCTGTCAGTGCAGCAGATGCTGCATTGAAGGCTGCCAATGTTCACTTGTTAAAGTCTGAGAAAATCAAAGGCGGTATCACGACTGTGGAGCTGATCGGAGATGTTGCGGCAATCACAGCTGCTGTAGATGCTGGAAAAGTGGTTGCTGAAAAACTGGGTTGCTTACGCGCTAGTCATGTGATTCCAAGAATGGACATTGCAGTACAAGAACTTTTAATGGACAAACCAACGGTGACAGAAGAAACAATAGTTGTAACTGAAACAGAGGAAATCAAAGCAGAGTCAGCTGAATTGCAACAAGATGAAATACTTGAAAAAGAAAAAGCAGCACCGAAAAAGAAAAATCCAAAAAAAGATAGAAAATAA
- the eutL gene encoding ethanolamine utilization microcompartment protein EutL, translated as MKNERLGASVLSVKVISNVAPSMAEALGLGPDHRSLGLITSTCDDVTYVALDEATKAAAVDVVYAKSFYGGADNATTKLAGEVIGILAGPSPAEVKSGLAVAVQEIETGASFYTANEDDSVPYFAHCVSRTGTHLSKEAGISEGSALAYLIAPPLEAMYGLDAALKAADVEVAAFYGPPSETNFGGGLLSGSQSACKAACDAFAEAVAMVAENPTTY; from the coding sequence ATGAAAAATGAACGTTTAGGTGCAAGTGTACTGAGTGTCAAAGTGATTTCAAATGTCGCTCCTTCAATGGCCGAAGCTCTTGGTCTAGGGCCAGATCATCGTAGTCTAGGGCTGATCACATCGACTTGTGACGATGTAACCTATGTTGCTTTAGATGAAGCAACTAAAGCCGCTGCAGTAGATGTGGTCTATGCGAAGAGTTTTTACGGCGGCGCCGACAATGCGACGACGAAATTAGCTGGTGAGGTGATCGGGATCTTAGCGGGTCCAAGTCCAGCAGAAGTAAAAAGCGGTTTAGCCGTAGCCGTTCAGGAAATTGAAACAGGAGCAAGCTTCTACACTGCAAATGAAGATGATTCCGTTCCTTATTTTGCCCATTGTGTATCGAGAACAGGAACACATCTTTCTAAAGAAGCAGGTATCTCAGAAGGTTCAGCGTTGGCTTACTTGATTGCACCGCCGTTAGAAGCGATGTATGGGCTAGATGCGGCTTTAAAAGCAGCTGATGTTGAAGTGGCTGCATTTTACGGTCCGCCATCTGAAACCAATTTCGGCGGAGGATTATTAAGCGGCAGTCAGTCAGCGTGTAAAGCAGCATGCGATGCTTTTGCAGAGGCTGTAGCGATGGTTGCAGAAAATCCGACGACGTATTAA
- the eutC gene encoding ethanolamine ammonia-lyase subunit EutC — protein sequence MDNNEIKSLIVSILEEMTETKTIAEPKEQAVEPIHSKAESQIEYGVIDDITEVDIRKQFLIPNPVDRDGYLKMKAKTPARLGLWRSGPRYKTQSMLRFRADHAAAQDAVFSYVSDDLIKEMNFIEAATKCQDKDEYVTRPDLGRQFDEENTKKIKENVKPNQKVQVIVGDGLSSAAIEANIKEILPSIKQGLKMFNLDFDSESVVFIKHARVPAMDKIAELTGAEVVCYLIGERPGLVTAESMSAYIAYKPTVGMPEARRTVISNIHKGGTPAVEAGAYIAELIHKMLEHKKSGIDLKEVE from the coding sequence GTGGATAACAATGAAATCAAATCGCTGATCGTGTCTATTTTAGAAGAAATGACGGAAACAAAAACGATCGCAGAACCAAAAGAACAGGCTGTAGAACCGATTCACTCAAAAGCTGAATCTCAAATCGAATATGGTGTCATCGATGATATCACCGAAGTCGATATTCGTAAACAATTCTTGATCCCAAATCCGGTCGATCGAGACGGTTATTTAAAAATGAAAGCAAAAACGCCGGCCCGTCTAGGATTATGGCGCAGTGGCCCGCGTTATAAAACACAATCGATGCTGCGCTTTCGTGCCGATCATGCCGCTGCACAAGATGCCGTATTTTCTTATGTGTCGGATGATTTGATCAAAGAAATGAACTTTATCGAAGCCGCGACAAAATGTCAGGATAAAGACGAATACGTTACACGTCCAGATTTAGGTCGTCAATTTGATGAAGAGAATACGAAGAAAATCAAAGAAAATGTCAAACCAAATCAAAAAGTACAAGTAATCGTTGGTGACGGTCTGAGTTCTGCCGCAATTGAAGCAAACATCAAAGAAATTTTACCTTCGATCAAACAGGGATTAAAAATGTTCAACTTGGATTTTGATAGCGAATCAGTCGTCTTTATCAAACATGCTAGAGTACCCGCGATGGACAAAATTGCTGAATTGACAGGAGCAGAGGTCGTTTGTTATTTGATCGGCGAACGCCCTGGTCTGGTCACAGCTGAATCAATGAGTGCCTATATCGCATACAAACCAACGGTGGGAATGCCGGAAGCCCGCAGAACCGTTATTTCAAATATCCATAAAGGTGGTACACCAGCAGTTGAAGCAGGGGCCTATATTGCAGAGCTGATCCATAAAATGCTGGAACATAAAAAATCAGGGATCGACCTGAAAGAAGTGGAATAA
- a CDS encoding ethanolamine ammonia-lyase subunit EutB — protein sequence MILKTKLFGKVYQFNSVMDVMAKANEEKSGDRLAGVAAESSEQRVAAKVVLAQLTMEDLFNHPAVPYEEDEVTRIIVDDVNQRAYDRIKHWTVEELREWLLDFKTTDYDIKQVARGLTSEMVAAVAKLMSNLDLIYAAQKINIIKTANTTIGEAGRFSVRLQPNHPTDDVDGIMASVMEGLSYGIGDAVIGLNPVDDSTESVKRILHKFEEFRSEWEIPTQTCVLAHVKTQMEAMRQGAPTGLVFQSIAGSEKGNTAFGFNAGDIAEAKHLALQQGQVAGPNVMYFETGQGSELSSDAHYGVDQVTMEARCYGFAKRFDPFMVNTVVGFIGPEYLYDSKQVIRAGLEDHFMGKLSGISMGCDVCYTNHMKADQNDAENLLTLLGTAGVNFVMGIPHGDDVMLNYQTTGFHETATIRSMLNKRPIKEFEQWMEKMGFMANGQLTDLAGDASVFLKK from the coding sequence ATGATCTTAAAAACAAAATTATTTGGCAAAGTTTATCAATTTAATTCTGTGATGGATGTGATGGCCAAAGCAAATGAAGAAAAATCAGGGGATCGTCTGGCAGGAGTTGCAGCGGAGTCTTCAGAACAGCGGGTGGCAGCTAAGGTGGTTTTAGCTCAGCTGACGATGGAGGATCTATTCAATCATCCTGCGGTGCCTTATGAAGAAGATGAAGTGACACGAATCATCGTCGATGACGTCAATCAAAGAGCATATGACCGCATCAAGCATTGGACAGTAGAAGAATTGCGCGAGTGGCTTTTAGACTTTAAAACAACTGATTATGACATTAAACAAGTTGCTAGAGGGTTGACCTCTGAAATGGTTGCGGCAGTTGCTAAATTGATGTCTAACTTAGATTTGATTTATGCTGCACAGAAGATCAATATCATCAAAACAGCAAATACAACGATCGGTGAAGCTGGACGTTTTTCTGTTCGCCTGCAGCCAAATCATCCGACAGATGATGTGGACGGGATCATGGCGAGTGTGATGGAAGGCTTATCTTATGGAATCGGAGATGCTGTGATCGGTCTTAATCCGGTCGATGATTCGACTGAAAGTGTGAAGCGGATTTTACACAAATTTGAAGAATTTAGAAGCGAGTGGGAAATCCCAACGCAGACCTGTGTCTTGGCACATGTCAAAACACAAATGGAAGCGATGCGACAAGGAGCGCCAACTGGTTTAGTATTTCAATCGATTGCCGGTTCTGAAAAAGGCAATACAGCATTTGGTTTTAATGCAGGCGATATCGCTGAAGCAAAACATCTAGCTTTACAGCAAGGACAAGTGGCAGGTCCTAACGTGATGTATTTTGAAACAGGACAAGGTTCGGAACTTTCATCAGATGCGCATTACGGTGTCGATCAAGTGACGATGGAAGCGCGTTGCTATGGATTTGCTAAACGGTTTGATCCTTTTATGGTCAATACTGTAGTTGGCTTTATTGGGCCGGAGTATTTATACGATTCAAAACAGGTCATCAGAGCAGGATTAGAAGATCACTTTATGGGGAAACTTTCCGGCATTTCAATGGGCTGTGACGTTTGTTATACCAATCATATGAAAGCAGACCAAAATGATGCGGAGAATTTATTGACGTTATTAGGCACAGCTGGCGTGAACTTTGTGATGGGAATCCCTCATGGAGACGACGTGATGCTGAACTATCAAACTACTGGGTTTCATGAAACAGCAACGATTCGTTCAATGCTGAATAAACGTCCGATCAAAGAGTTTGAACAATGGATGGAAAAGATGGGCTTCATGGCGAATGGTCAATTAACCGATCTAGCTGGCGATGCTTCTGTATTCTTAAAAAAATAA
- the eutA gene encoding ethanolamine ammonia-lyase reactivating factor EutA translates to MAESMLSVGIDLGTSTTQMVISKLTMNNMASAFTIPRVEITKKEVIFRSDIIFTPLKEQRIIDVERIKQFLDTQYQRSGIKKSEIQIGAVIITGETARKENANSVLQAMSGYAGDFVVATAGPDLESIIAGKGAGAQSYSKDYHTTVVNLDIGGGTTNLVLFNDDELLDTACFDIGGRLIRIAPQSKQIEYIAPKLKEIIQKEQWAIKEGMTASAELLEPIIQTLVSVLENSVGIGDQNPYYQLLITNKGLKLNETIRCVSFSGGVADCLDSKDKALFEFGDIGVLLGKALANSRLFQEKQVIASQETIRATVVGAGSHTTKVSGSTITYDAKVLPIKNLPVLKLSQSDEQLKEEAFASVIQEKLEWFAVNNEQQAVALGLLGKKNPTFAQITTTAKTIIAGFKNQLTHGFPLIVIVEEDNAKALGQALYNYLPKEYPFVCLDGIQVENGDYIDIGMPIIQGSILPVVVKTLVFE, encoded by the coding sequence ATGGCAGAATCGATGTTGAGTGTAGGGATCGATCTGGGAACATCGACCACACAAATGGTCATCTCAAAATTGACGATGAATAATATGGCTTCGGCGTTTACGATTCCTAGAGTTGAAATAACGAAGAAAGAAGTTATCTTCCGCAGTGATATCATCTTCACGCCGCTAAAGGAGCAACGGATCATCGATGTTGAGAGAATCAAGCAGTTTTTAGATACACAATACCAACGGTCAGGAATCAAAAAAAGTGAGATTCAAATCGGTGCAGTGATCATTACGGGTGAGACTGCCCGCAAGGAGAATGCTAATTCTGTATTGCAGGCGATGAGCGGATATGCGGGTGATTTTGTGGTTGCGACAGCAGGTCCTGACCTTGAAAGTATTATTGCAGGCAAAGGTGCGGGTGCTCAAAGCTATTCCAAAGACTATCATACGACTGTTGTAAATCTCGATATCGGCGGTGGTACAACCAATCTGGTACTTTTCAACGATGACGAACTATTGGATACAGCCTGTTTTGATATTGGTGGACGATTGATCCGGATAGCACCGCAGTCCAAACAAATCGAGTATATCGCCCCAAAATTGAAGGAGATCATTCAAAAAGAACAGTGGGCGATCAAAGAAGGGATGACTGCATCAGCGGAGCTGTTGGAGCCGATCATCCAAACATTGGTTTCCGTTTTGGAAAATAGCGTAGGGATCGGCGATCAAAATCCATATTATCAGTTATTGATCACGAATAAAGGCTTGAAGTTAAATGAAACGATTCGCTGTGTATCATTTTCAGGCGGCGTCGCCGATTGTCTTGATTCAAAAGACAAAGCATTGTTTGAATTTGGAGATATCGGTGTGTTGTTAGGAAAAGCACTAGCGAATTCTCGCCTTTTTCAAGAAAAGCAAGTGATTGCTTCACAAGAAACCATTCGAGCAACAGTTGTCGGTGCAGGTTCACACACAACTAAAGTCAGCGGCAGTACGATCACTTATGATGCCAAGGTATTACCGATCAAAAATTTGCCCGTCTTAAAACTATCTCAAAGCGATGAGCAATTAAAAGAAGAAGCTTTTGCTTCGGTCATTCAAGAAAAGCTGGAATGGTTTGCCGTCAATAATGAGCAGCAGGCAGTGGCCTTAGGCTTATTAGGAAAAAAGAATCCAACCTTTGCACAAATCACGACGACTGCAAAAACGATTATTGCAGGATTTAAAAATCAGCTGACGCATGGTTTTCCACTGATCGTGATCGTAGAAGAAGATAACGCAAAAGCGTTGGGCCAAGCATTATACAATTATTTGCCAAAAGAATATCCCTTTGTTTGTCTTGATGGCATTCAAGTGGAAAATGGTGACTACATCGATATTGGGATGCCGATCATTCAGGGAAGTATTTTACCTGTGGTCGTTAAAACATTGGTGTTTGAGTAA
- a CDS encoding sensor histidine kinase → MKRLRSLCEEYTVLSYEDIHELISQAEQILARKLYPDNDVFIDVMNELTGDAIVVFQRPPLAKKSLYSKDIVGQKAKRKNEAAVYRTFETSLNTVGLLARSQEDVMVRQRVYPIRNQKKNIGVVIVEDSVDEKMKHFLVAQNGIEQNRSHPISITSKEFVTDNIDEGILIFNATGYLVQMNRAAESYYHGFGYLDDILGMHYDNLSLDMSTFEQLNYLRSRNGGAGSMEKEIKFGNLYFEMKYIFDEVEGTVIVIIHEVTEVRKKEAEISDKAVVIKEIHHRVKNNLQSVVSILSIQARRCSTDEAKKVLTESVYRIMAIARTHELLSKQLEDDISLKAVLDSVIENMHRCYEDLYHITIEATIDEELILGSDVVVTIALVVNELIQNCYDHAFNGRKQGQINVDVSEKEGYVYISIEDNGVGYPKDDTKQNNLGLQIVTSYVREKLRGKLDVQSNSKGTKTAFYFKK, encoded by the coding sequence ATGAAAAGACTTCGCTCATTGTGTGAGGAGTACACGGTGCTTTCGTATGAAGATATCCATGAGTTGATCAGTCAGGCAGAACAAATTTTAGCAAGAAAGCTATATCCGGATAATGATGTGTTTATTGACGTGATGAATGAATTGACTGGAGACGCAATTGTTGTTTTCCAGCGTCCGCCGCTTGCGAAAAAGTCGCTGTACTCAAAAGACATCGTCGGTCAAAAAGCAAAGCGCAAAAACGAGGCGGCTGTCTATCGTACCTTTGAAACCTCGTTGAATACAGTCGGACTTTTAGCCCGCTCTCAAGAAGATGTTATGGTTCGGCAGCGGGTATATCCGATTCGCAACCAGAAAAAAAATATTGGCGTTGTGATCGTAGAAGATTCAGTCGATGAAAAAATGAAGCATTTTCTTGTTGCTCAAAATGGTATCGAACAAAATCGTAGTCATCCAATTTCGATCACCTCAAAAGAATTTGTTACAGATAATATCGATGAAGGCATTTTGATCTTTAACGCGACTGGTTATCTAGTGCAGATGAATCGCGCGGCGGAGTCTTATTATCATGGCTTTGGTTATCTGGACGATATTTTAGGAATGCATTATGATAATTTGTCTTTGGATATGTCGACCTTTGAACAGCTGAACTATCTGCGTTCTCGTAATGGCGGCGCTGGATCGATGGAAAAAGAAATCAAATTTGGTAACTTGTATTTTGAAATGAAATATATTTTTGATGAGGTCGAAGGCACAGTGATCGTGATCATTCACGAGGTGACAGAGGTCAGAAAAAAAGAAGCGGAGATCAGTGATAAAGCTGTCGTGATCAAAGAAATCCATCACCGCGTCAAAAACAATCTGCAAAGTGTGGTATCGATCTTAAGTATCCAAGCGAGACGTTGTTCCACTGATGAAGCAAAAAAAGTACTCACAGAAAGTGTTTACCGGATCATGGCCATTGCCCGCACGCATGAATTACTATCAAAACAACTAGAAGACGATATTTCATTAAAAGCGGTCCTTGATTCTGTGATCGAAAACATGCATCGCTGTTATGAAGACTTGTATCATATTACGATCGAAGCAACGATCGATGAAGAGTTGATTTTGGGTAGTGATGTGGTTGTCACGATTGCTTTGGTTGTCAATGAACTCATCCAAAATTGTTATGATCATGCCTTCAATGGCCGCAAACAAGGGCAGATCAACGTTGATGTATCGGAAAAAGAAGGCTATGTTTACATTTCGATCGAAGATAATGGCGTCGGCTATCCAAAAGATGACACGAAACAAAATAATCTCGGATTACAAATCGTCACCAGTTATGTCAGAGAAAAACTAAGAGGAAAATTAGACGTTCAATCCAATTCAAAGGGAACAAAAACCGCTTTTTATTTTAAAAAATAA
- a CDS encoding ANTAR domain-containing response regulator, which produces MNGRIVIVDDEPITRMDIRGMLEAENYTVVGEAADGIEAIEMCKQQHPDLVIMDISMPLLDGLKASKKILAEKYAKAVILLTAYSDKENIEKAKKYGVSGYLVKPIMEKSLTPMVEVAIANGMKTREYEVSLEKLTKKLSERKLIEKAKGIIMEEQNLSEDLAYQLLRDLSMNKRCPIAEIAEMFVVADE; this is translated from the coding sequence ATGAACGGAAGAATTGTCATTGTCGACGATGAACCTATTACAAGAATGGATATCCGGGGAATGTTGGAAGCGGAAAACTACACTGTCGTAGGAGAAGCAGCAGATGGGATCGAAGCGATCGAAATGTGTAAACAACAGCACCCCGACTTAGTGATCATGGATATCAGTATGCCGCTTTTAGACGGCTTGAAGGCAAGTAAAAAAATATTAGCTGAGAAGTATGCCAAAGCAGTGATTCTTTTGACCGCATACAGTGATAAAGAAAACATTGAGAAAGCCAAAAAATATGGTGTCAGCGGATATCTTGTGAAACCGATCATGGAAAAATCATTGACGCCGATGGTGGAAGTGGCTATCGCCAATGGAATGAAAACGAGAGAATATGAAGTGTCACTTGAAAAGTTGACTAAAAAGTTGTCTGAACGAAAATTGATTGAAAAAGCAAAAGGAATCATTATGGAAGAACAAAATCTTTCAGAAGATTTGGCGTATCAGTTGTTAAGAGATCTTAGTATGAACAAGCGCTGCCCGATCGCAGAAATTGCAGAAATGTTTGTGGTCGCTGATGAGTGA
- the eutS gene encoding ethanolamine utilization microcompartment protein EutS, giving the protein MAEKQRMIQEYVPGKQITLAHIIANPNPEIYEKLGLVDVETNAIGILTITPSEAAIIAVDIATKAGDIKIGFIDRFSGSVVITGDIASVESALAEVLAGLGNILGFNETHITKT; this is encoded by the coding sequence ATGGCTGAAAAACAACGTATGATTCAAGAATATGTGCCAGGTAAACAAATAACACTGGCTCATATCATCGCTAATCCAAATCCGGAGATCTATGAAAAATTAGGACTGGTGGATGTTGAAACAAATGCGATCGGTATTTTAACGATCACGCCAAGTGAAGCTGCGATCATTGCAGTGGATATTGCAACAAAAGCAGGGGATATCAAAATTGGTTTTATCGACCGTTTCAGTGGTTCAGTTGTGATCACCGGAGACATTGCCTCAGTAGAATCCGCTTTAGCGGAAGTCTTAGCGGGATTAGGAAACATTTTAGGGTTTAATGAAACACATATAACAAAAACATAA
- a CDS encoding 1-propanol dehydrogenase PduQ yields METITFPTTLHIGADVLKGLSTHENQRIFIVTDPFMVQSNKIEQITRHFQPSNQLKIFSNVIPDPPIENVILGIDSLTEFAPTLLIAVGGGSPIDAAKAMKFFSQKLEKVSDLPFIVIPTTSGTGSEVTNFSVITNQEKGTKYPLVTSEIQPNEAYLASEMVISAPRNITADTGMDVLTHALEAYVSTKATVFSDALCEKVVVLVFENLVQCYQNGDNIHAREQMHYASCMAGMAFNLTSLGINHGIAHAAGAKLHVAHGRLNTLLLEEVIQFNAGCGTVSKDYDQRTAERYAYLATLLGDEKSTGRVGVKQLVRAIKRLKQQLAMPNTLKEAGVSDRDFQQFKEEIAESALKDGCTATNPKVPTKADILQILEKIK; encoded by the coding sequence TTGGAAACAATTACTTTTCCCACCACGCTTCATATTGGAGCCGATGTTTTAAAGGGGCTAAGCACTCATGAAAATCAACGAATTTTCATTGTTACAGATCCCTTTATGGTTCAATCAAATAAGATAGAACAGATCACAAGGCATTTTCAGCCGAGTAATCAGCTAAAAATTTTCAGTAACGTGATTCCTGATCCACCGATTGAAAATGTTATTTTGGGGATCGATTCTTTAACAGAATTTGCCCCAACACTTTTAATCGCAGTAGGCGGCGGTTCACCGATCGATGCAGCCAAAGCGATGAAATTTTTTAGTCAGAAGCTTGAGAAAGTATCTGATCTACCCTTTATCGTGATCCCGACAACAAGCGGAACTGGTTCAGAAGTGACTAATTTTTCAGTCATTACGAATCAAGAAAAAGGAACGAAGTATCCCTTAGTAACATCAGAAATCCAACCGAATGAAGCCTATTTAGCTTCTGAGATGGTCATTAGTGCACCAAGGAATATTACTGCTGATACCGGGATGGATGTTTTGACGCATGCACTTGAAGCATATGTATCCACAAAGGCCACTGTATTTTCAGATGCATTATGTGAGAAAGTTGTCGTTTTAGTGTTCGAGAATTTAGTGCAATGTTATCAAAATGGAGACAATATCCATGCACGTGAGCAAATGCATTATGCCTCTTGTATGGCTGGGATGGCATTCAATCTGACCTCACTTGGAATCAATCATGGGATCGCTCATGCTGCTGGAGCTAAACTGCATGTCGCTCATGGCCGTTTGAATACGTTACTGTTAGAAGAAGTTATTCAATTCAATGCTGGCTGCGGTACGGTTTCTAAAGACTATGATCAACGAACAGCAGAAAGATATGCGTATCTGGCAACTCTTTTAGGGGATGAAAAATCGACCGGCAGAGTCGGTGTCAAACAATTGGTACGAGCGATCAAGCGTTTGAAACAACAACTAGCAATGCCGAATACGCTAAAAGAAGCAGGTGTCTCTGATCGAGATTTCCAACAGTTTAAAGAAGAAATTGCAGAGAGTGCTTTAAAAGACGGCTGTACAGCAACAAATCCAAAGGTTCCAACGAAAGCGGATATTTTACAGATTTTGGAAAAGATCAAATAA